One window of the Niallia circulans genome contains the following:
- a CDS encoding SGNH/GDSL hydrolase family protein, with protein MKIICFGDSLTRGVSFVKGRIRIIKDNYPALLGKLFALNNSDDTIVLNKGVFNDNSDLLLKRLEKDVLSEEPNYVLLNVGGNDCNFQWQEVAEDPDSNHEPIVPINQYIENIAQMVTKMKQSNITPILLTLPPLDPVRYYKSIAERYGTTISHWISCCGGIEHWHGLYNFHLNKLIEQLNLPSIDVRSALKKAGNIADFISDDGIHLNAEGYKKMSYFIFEEMNRLTGRQHEQLS; from the coding sequence ATGAAAATTATCTGTTTTGGAGATAGCCTAACTAGAGGTGTCTCATTTGTAAAAGGTAGGATAAGAATTATTAAAGATAATTATCCCGCTTTGCTTGGAAAATTATTTGCCTTAAATAATTCGGATGATACGATTGTCTTAAATAAAGGTGTATTTAATGACAATTCTGATTTATTACTGAAGCGACTAGAGAAGGATGTTCTTTCTGAGGAGCCGAATTATGTTTTATTAAACGTTGGTGGGAATGATTGCAATTTTCAATGGCAAGAAGTAGCCGAAGATCCTGATAGTAATCATGAGCCGATTGTTCCGATAAATCAATATATCGAAAACATTGCTCAAATGGTCACAAAAATGAAGCAATCTAATATCACGCCAATATTGTTAACTTTGCCACCACTTGATCCAGTAAGATATTATAAATCAATTGCAGAAAGATATGGGACAACTATTAGTCATTGGATTAGCTGCTGTGGTGGGATAGAGCATTGGCATGGTTTATATAATTTTCATTTAAACAAATTAATTGAGCAATTAAATCTTCCAAGTATTGATGTTCGCTCAGCTCTTAAAAAGGCTGGGAATATTGCTGATTTTATCAGTGATGATGGAATTCATTTAAATGCTGAAGGTTACAAGAAAATGAGTTATTTCATTTTTGAGGAGATGAATCGATTAACCGGCAGACAACACGAACAATTATCGTAA
- a CDS encoding GNAT family N-acetyltransferase, which yields MIRELTEQDHAEVMRFLLQDPSMNLFIIGDIEAFGYHSAFQKLWGEFHSGEIKAVLLKYFESYIFYAVDKDHFDVQAFAAIMETNTNPVTLSGRADLVDKFEKLPSLNLGKKKVTYFAQCGKKREIKQIDMIKKATLDDIDRIVTLRNSIAEFTTTEDSKNMLKKAIESQTGRTYFLENDKGEIISTVSTTAENSHSAMIVGVCTHKGYRNKGLASKLMTALVNDILDDKQFVCLFYDNPDAGKIYKKIGFEDIGLWTMYR from the coding sequence ATGATTCGAGAACTTACAGAGCAAGATCATGCTGAGGTAATGAGATTTTTGCTTCAAGACCCTTCAATGAATCTTTTTATTATTGGCGATATTGAGGCATTCGGGTATCATTCTGCATTTCAAAAACTTTGGGGAGAATTCCATAGTGGAGAGATAAAAGCAGTACTTCTCAAATATTTTGAAAGCTATATATTTTACGCTGTCGATAAAGATCATTTTGATGTCCAAGCTTTTGCAGCTATAATGGAAACCAATACGAATCCAGTAACCTTATCAGGAAGAGCTGATTTAGTAGACAAATTTGAAAAGCTTCCCTCTTTAAATTTAGGAAAGAAAAAAGTGACTTATTTTGCTCAATGCGGCAAAAAGCGAGAGATCAAACAAATAGATATGATCAAAAAGGCTACCCTTGATGATATTGATCGCATTGTCACATTACGGAATTCTATTGCTGAATTTACTACTACAGAAGATTCGAAAAATATGCTCAAGAAAGCGATCGAGTCTCAAACTGGGCGGACATATTTTCTGGAAAACGATAAAGGAGAAATTATATCAACGGTCTCCACTACGGCCGAAAATTCCCATTCAGCAATGATTGTCGGCGTCTGTACACATAAAGGCTACAGAAATAAAGGATTGGCAAGTAAGCTAATGACGGCTCTTGTTAATGATATATTAGACGACAAACAGTTTGTCTGCTTATTTTACGATAATCCTGACGCTGGTAAAATTTATAAAAAAATCGGCTTTGAAGATATTGGATTATGGACTATGTATCGCTAA